A stretch of DNA from Corallococcus silvisoli:
ACTCGAGCCGGCGCAGGTCCATCAAGCGAGCCAGCGTCTCCAGGCGCTCGTTGTCGCGGACCGACAGGCGGTCCAGCCGCATCAGGTTGCCGAAGCCGATCAGGTCGTTGAGCATCGGGTTCTGCTCCACGCTGACGCTGTGGGCGAAGTCGAGCAGGTCCAGGCCCGACACCGTCCGCAGCTTCGGGTTGTTGAGGACCGTGAACGACTCCGACACGGTCCGCAGGAGGGGCATGCCGCCCGCGGACTCCAGCAGGGCGTTGTTGCTGATGGTCACGGAGCCCGCGCGGACGAGCTGGGGGAAGCCCGCCGTCGTCTGGAGCCTCGCGTTGTTGTCGAGCGTGATGGCGCCCGCGGAGACGAGGCTGTCCAGTCCGTCCAGGCGGGTCAGCGCGCCGTTGCCGATGAGGGACAGGCTCTCGACGGTGCGCAGCTCGGACAGCCCGGCCAGGGACTCCAGCGCCGTGGCGCCGATCAGCGAGACCGAGCCCGTGGTTTGGAGCCGGGGCAGGGACAGCGTGCGCAGCCGCGGGTTCTCCTCCACGGTGAGGGCTTTTGCGAGACCGATGATGGCGGGGAACCCAAGGGTCTCCAGCCGCGCGTTGTCCAGCACGGTCAGCGCCCCACCTGGCGCCAGGGCTCGCAGCCCATCGAGCGTGGTGAGCAGCGGATTGTGCTGCACGAACAGGTCCCATTGCACGGAGACCATTCCGGCCGGGTCGCCCATGGAGGCCGTGGTCAGCTCCGCGTTCCTGTCCAGGGCCACGGTCGTGGCGAAGCGGAGGCCGGGCAGGTCCACGCGGGTGAGCAGGGGGTTGGTATCGATGCGCAGGCTGCCGACCACGACGGACAGCTCCGGCAACGCGAACTCCGAAAGGGTCTCCGAGTTGACGAACAGGTCCCCGTTCACGCGGGTGACACCCCGGAGCGCCGCGAGGTCCGTCGCGTTGCGCACCACGTAGCTCCCCTCGTGGACGCGGA
This window harbors:
- a CDS encoding leucine-rich repeat domain-containing protein: MRRTWNTWMALCLIAAGCAPLDLTPFTPQARSRVLVEPPGTACPHGGKAIQTGLDRDGDGVLGDDEVTHTEYVCAEATAVLLRTVPLAPGAQCPEGGQVTQAGLDLNGDGVLDDTEVTREVPACTRSATVRTRTRTVLSSEVCRSAATILEVGEDVDGNGVLGTSEVQASHHFCLLNDTQRQVQVQVQPEPAGGICGRPGVRVDAFIDLNDNGQRDPDMEELITLPVCQPVRVHEGSYVVRNATDLAALRGVTRVNGDLFVNSETLSEFALPELSVVVGSLRIDTNPLLTRVDLPGLRFATTVALDRNAELTTASMGDPAGMVSVQWDLFVQHNPLLTTLDGLRALAPGGALTVLDNARLETLGFPAIIGLAKALTVEENPRLRTLSLPRLQTTGSVSLIGATALESLAGLSELRTVESLSLIGNGALTRLDGLDSLVSAGAITLDNNARLQTTAGFPQLVRAGSVTISNNALLESAGGMPLLRTVSESFTVLNNPKLRTVSGLDLLDFAHSVSVEQNPMLNDLIGFGNLMRLDRLSVRDNERLETLARLMDLRRLEFLVVTDNVNLKELRLDGLEAVEQGFTMTGNLTLPTCLARDLANRTFSGKPGNVTIAGNGDFPSACTNP